In Patescibacteria group bacterium, the genomic stretch ACCATGCGGTGTGATTATCTCTCCTCGACGGGCTTTAGATTTTTTGCTTGTTTTAATTAAGGTAAATTTCATAGGTTAAAATATGATACGATTATGCACTATTTATACTACAGTCCACCGTTTTAATCAAACAAAAAAGCCTTGACCGTAAAGCCAGGGCTTCGTGAATAATAGCTACAACAATTTTCTGGCAGACGCCAGCCCCAGGTCCTTATCATGACCAAGGTCAAAATAGTTGTTGATGAACAACTTATGATCAAACGTCAAACCAACGCTAACATGAGCATCTTCTGCACCGTTATTAAAAACACTGTTGGTTCGAACATAAAACCTCTGGTCGAAATGAGTGCTGGTAATAGCCCAGACCATCTCGGCTATGTTGGGAACATAATCTCCCTCGAGAAGACAGCCAGATTGCCCGCACCAATCCCCGCCCATGGAACCGGGAACAGCTTCTTTGCGCAAAGCTATCCAACGCGCCGCCGGTACTTTGTCATTACGAAAAAAATAATATTTTTCGTACCAACCGGCTATTTTATTATTATTAAAATAGCCGGGTCTCAGCGCTTTGATATCTGCCAACCCCATAGGATAGCTGGGACCAGGAATAAGCACGTAATTATCGTCCCACAGTGAACGAAGCACGTCGGCTTTCGGCAACGTATTCTGAAGCCGCAACAGCTGCTCGTTGCTGTAAGTGATGTCGGCTATTTCTTGCGGAGCAACAAAATCACCCCGCAAAATAAAACGCGCTAAATCATATGGTGTCATGGCAAATTCCCGCGCTTTATTTAGCACCGTTTCCGCGACCGCTGCCTTAAGCTCATCACCATGTCCGAGTATTTGTTGCAGCTGGACTTCACTCGGATTCAATACAATCAATACCAATTCGGCAGCGTGCTTAGCGATTCCTCGTAACAACTCCTGAATATTTTGTTGTTTTTGACTGCTTATAGCCAAATTTTCGTTCATGGTTTTATTCCGCCTTTTTGTTTTTTTGTCATTTCGAAAATACGCCTTTTACTCATCTCCTCACCCCCCCTTCCCTTGCAAAAACTATTTTGCGGTTATGTTTTTTTCGACACAATTACGATAAAATACCTTATTTTATGATTCAAAGAACTAATAATAAATTTTAACATAAACTATTATTTTGTAAAGGGGTTAAAAATATTGCCAAACAAAAAAAGAGCTTTAACACGCTCCCATATTTTATCTCTTATTTTGCCATCGCCACATCGTTACCTGGCATTTGTAGATACGCAACATCGGTTGTCGGCACCATGCCCATGGTTTCAATTTTTTTAGTTAAACCATTAATGGATTGCAATTCCTGCACTTGCAAACTCAAACTGCGATTGCTTGATTTGGCATCTTCCAGTTTTATTTCAAGATCGCGTAAAATATAACCTTTGACCGCCGAAGAGTTGACTTGTGTCAGGTATAAAAAACCACCCAATACTATTAGGCAGATAAAAAAGATATTAAAAACCTTGATGTTTAAGGAAAAATTTCTTCTTTCTTTTTGTTTTGTATTTTTGTTTTGTATTCTCGATGTCATATTTAGGCCCAATTTTATGCGAACTTTCACCCACGGCGGTAAAAAATTCGCATAAAATCAAGTCTATATTTTTTCCGCCACGCGCAATTTGGCGGATCGCGATCTGGGATTAAAACCTACTTCATCGTTTTTTGCTACAATCGGTTTTTTGGTGAGAATCTTTATTTTTGCACGATGATCGCAACGACAAACTGGAAAATCAGCTGGACAAAGACAGTCTTTACTTTCTTGACGAAAATAATCTTTTACTATTCTATCCTCCAACGAATGAAAACTAACTACGGCGATGCGACCACCGGACTCCAATAAATCGATTGCTGCCGGCAACACCTGCTGTAGATTCTCCAATTCTTGATTGACAAAGATCCTTAAAGCCTGAAAAATTTTTGTTGCTGGATTAATTTCACTTGGTTTTCGGTAAAACCGACGATAGACTGTAGAGATTATTTCTGCCAACTGTTTAGGATTTTTGATTTTGGCTTTTTGCCGTATCTCGTGAATTATCTCGGAGATTGGTCCGGCTAGCCTCTCTTCTCCTAATTGCGAAAAAATATTTTTTAATCTTTCTACAGGATATTGATTAATTATCTCAAACACAGTTAATGAACCTTCACTCTCATCAAATCTCATGTCCAGAAATCCTTGATCTTCGAAAGAAAATCCCCTACCCCTGTCCGCGAGTTGATTAGATGATAAACCCAGATCCAAGACCACACCATTGATTTTATCAATTCCCCTTTCATGGCAAATATTAGTTATATTTTTGAAATTATCATGAACCAAAATAATATTGTCATTTTTTCCGGCAAAACCATCTATCGCTCTTTGATCTAGATCAATAGCCACTACTTTTCCACCGGGCAAAACCT encodes the following:
- the rsmH gene encoding 16S rRNA (cytosine(1402)-N(4))-methyltransferase RsmH; amino-acid sequence: MSNIHVPVLLKEVIEYLDPQPGQIFIDCTLGGGGYTVKIAEKVLPGGKVVAIDLDQRAIDGFAGKNDNIILVHDNFKNITNICHERGIDKINGVVLDLGLSSNQLADRGRGFSFEDQGFLDMRFDESEGSLTVFEIINQYPVERLKNIFSQLGEERLAGPISEIIHEIRQKAKIKNPKQLAEIISTVYRRFYRKPSEINPATKIFQALRIFVNQELENLQQVLPAAIDLLESGGRIAVVSFHSLEDRIVKDYFRQESKDCLCPADFPVCRCDHRAKIKILTKKPIVAKNDEVGFNPRSRSAKLRVAEKI